One Chloroflexota bacterium genomic window carries:
- a CDS encoding PAS and helix-turn-helix domain-containing protein, with protein MTAAGLLGALATASCGAYGVTVDQTIVFWNGAAERILGHTSREVLGRRCNEVVGGLAQGALTPQCLKGCPSIRYLRSGLVPATSRLRVLCSTGERKWVNVTSMVVAGILRDAPLLVHLFNEEGEAEDFTESQATLRESLIAGGADILLHSPPNPGPPPLTQTLTEREQEVLRLVALGWDTPRIAGELGISRHTVRNHIRNLRQKLKANSKLEAVITGIRLGILPVSKLSP; from the coding sequence ATGACTGCGGCTGGGCTGCTTGGCGCATTGGCAACTGCATCCTGCGGCGCGTACGGCGTCACCGTGGACCAGACCATAGTCTTCTGGAATGGCGCAGCAGAACGAATATTGGGCCATACATCCCGCGAAGTACTCGGTCGCCGCTGCAACGAGGTCGTTGGTGGACTGGCTCAGGGCGCCCTAACTCCGCAGTGCTTGAAGGGGTGTCCCTCAATTCGCTATTTGCGGTCCGGCTTGGTGCCGGCCACCTCGCGGCTGCGGGTGCTTTGCTCCACCGGCGAGCGCAAGTGGGTCAATGTAACGTCGATGGTGGTGGCCGGCATTTTAAGAGACGCGCCCCTGCTGGTCCACCTCTTCAATGAAGAAGGAGAAGCGGAAGACTTTACAGAATCCCAAGCAACATTGCGGGAATCGCTGATAGCGGGTGGTGCTGACATCCTTTTGCACAGTCCTCCCAACCCCGGTCCTCCCCCATTGACGCAAACTCTGACAGAACGCGAGCAAGAAGTGCTGCGCTTGGTCGCGCTTGGCTGGGACACGCCAAGAATTGCCGGAGAGCTGGGCATTAGCCGGCACACGGTGCGCAACCACATCCGCAATCTGCGGCAGAAACTCAAGGCAAACTCCAAGCTGGAAGCGGTGATCACCGGCATTCGCCTCGGCATCCTGCCAGTCAGCAAACTTTCGCCATAG